A portion of the Leifsonia sp. EB41 genome contains these proteins:
- a CDS encoding RraA family protein: METTGTDAPPLPTAAVADAAVRLGIPVAAAPVALLPLLPGRPFHGPAAPVTHLGSVDVLLETIDDAPPGAVLVVDNGGRRDEACVGDLMLLEAREAGLAGAVIWGLHRDTAQLREIGLPLFSLGANPFGPRRVPPAGAAMRSAMLDGAAVTPGDWIVADDDGVLVVGADRRDELFAEARRIQTVEGAQSERMRAGTSLRAQLDFTRYRELQAADPSLTLRRYLAETGGAIET; the protein is encoded by the coding sequence ATGGAAACCACCGGCACCGATGCTCCTCCCCTCCCCACCGCCGCCGTCGCCGACGCCGCCGTCCGCCTCGGAATCCCCGTCGCCGCGGCCCCGGTCGCGCTCCTCCCGCTGCTCCCCGGCCGCCCCTTCCACGGCCCCGCCGCACCCGTCACGCACCTCGGCAGCGTCGACGTTCTCCTGGAGACCATCGACGACGCCCCTCCCGGCGCCGTGCTCGTCGTCGACAACGGCGGGCGGCGCGACGAGGCCTGCGTCGGCGACCTGATGCTGCTGGAGGCGCGGGAGGCCGGCCTCGCCGGCGCCGTGATCTGGGGCCTGCACCGTGACACCGCACAGCTCCGGGAGATCGGCCTCCCGCTGTTCAGCCTGGGCGCCAACCCGTTCGGCCCGCGCCGGGTGCCGCCCGCCGGCGCCGCCATGCGGAGCGCCATGCTCGACGGTGCCGCCGTCACGCCGGGCGACTGGATCGTCGCCGACGACGACGGCGTCCTCGTGGTCGGCGCCGACCGCCGCGACGAGCTCTTCGCCGAAGCGCGGCGCATCCAGACAGTGGAGGGCGCGCAGTCCGAGCGGATGCGGGCAGGGACGTCGCTGCGCGCCCAGCTCGACTTCACCCGCTATCGCGAGCTGCAGGCCGCCGACCCGTCGCTCACCCTCCGCCGCTACCTGGCCGAGACCGGCGGCGCGATCGAGACCTGA
- a CDS encoding VOC family protein has protein sequence MPELLPADSAMGAVTLRVADLDAMTAYYRDAVTLSVLAAEGGRVILGRGATPSVILEHAPELKHASPGEAGLFHTAIVFDSQEALAAAVYSVARRAPGAFTGSADHLVSQAFYFTDPEGNGVELYWDRDRSLWSWTHGQVEMGTLYLDPNSFLREHLSDRGAALAELPTLDGSTADDPRFGDAVVGHVHLSVGDVASARAFYVDRLGFEATASLGSSALFVSAGGYHHHMAMNTWNSRGAGVRRLALGLGEVQLRLPSADDVGALTERMRHYSVPTRDDGRSVAFDDPWANVVRVVPEASTAQA, from the coding sequence ATGCCCGAACTGCTTCCAGCCGACTCCGCGATGGGTGCGGTGACCCTCCGGGTCGCCGACCTCGACGCGATGACCGCCTACTACCGCGACGCCGTCACGCTCTCCGTTCTGGCCGCGGAGGGAGGCCGTGTCATCCTCGGCCGCGGCGCGACGCCGTCGGTGATCCTGGAGCACGCGCCCGAGCTGAAGCACGCCTCCCCCGGTGAGGCCGGGCTGTTCCACACCGCGATCGTGTTCGACAGCCAGGAGGCCCTCGCGGCAGCGGTGTACTCCGTCGCACGCCGCGCCCCCGGCGCATTCACCGGAAGCGCGGACCACTTGGTCTCGCAGGCCTTCTACTTCACCGACCCGGAGGGGAACGGCGTCGAGCTGTACTGGGACCGCGACCGCAGCCTGTGGAGCTGGACGCACGGGCAGGTGGAGATGGGCACGCTCTACCTCGACCCGAACTCGTTCCTCCGCGAGCACCTCAGCGACCGCGGCGCGGCGCTGGCCGAGCTGCCGACACTGGACGGCTCGACCGCGGACGACCCGCGATTCGGCGATGCCGTGGTCGGTCACGTGCACCTGTCGGTCGGGGACGTCGCCTCGGCCCGCGCGTTCTACGTCGACCGGCTCGGGTTCGAGGCAACGGCCTCCCTCGGCTCATCGGCCCTGTTCGTGTCGGCGGGCGGATACCACCATCACATGGCGATGAATACGTGGAACAGCCGCGGCGCGGGCGTGCGGCGGCTGGCGCTCGGGCTCGGCGAGGTGCAGCTCCGCCTCCCCAGCGCGGACGATGTGGGCGCGCTGACGGAGCGGATGCGGCACTACAGCGTGCCGACCCGGGATGACGGGCGCTCGGTTGCGTTCGACGACCCGTGGGCGAACGTTGTGCGTGTAGTCCCCGAGGCATCGACAGCACAGGCGTAG
- a CDS encoding DHA2 family efflux MFS transporter permease subunit, with product MERQLKPWPALWALVIGFFMILIDTTIVSVANPSIMKGLNLGTDYNAVIWVTSAYLLAYAVPLLITGRLGDRFGPKNMYLIGLVIFTLASAWCGFSGVLPGGGIAMLITARVVQGLGASLMTPQTMAVITRIFPPDRRGAAMGLWGAVAGVATLIGPLLGGVLVDWLGWEWIFFINVPVGVVAFILAMRLVPKLPTHTHAFDILGVVLSAVGMFLLVFGIQEGGTYNWGVIGDGPFSVWGLIISGIVVLIAFVVWQALNKKEPLLPLPLFRDRNFSLSNGAITTVGFAVTCMALPLVFYFQTVRGLTPTQSALMLAPTAVFSGVLAPIMGKLIDKINPKYIATPGLVLFSLSLFLYSRMLTPDVSIWWLLIPSALMGIAMSGVWGPISAVTTRNLPMNQAGAGSGVFNTTRQIGAVLGSASISALITSRLAADLPKAPSGAAPTATAGTELPTFLHAGFTQAMSEALLLPAAVAFLGALIVVWWAKPKPPAWGPRAAGGQGAAGEAGAGAPAGAPAGEPVGVGAVAAEGAGAGGVAGEPVGVAESAAPAHGAHAASAPVDAARHGAHAAEPAADARRDGEEHHGIHAAPATD from the coding sequence ATGGAACGCCAACTGAAGCCGTGGCCCGCCCTCTGGGCGCTCGTCATCGGGTTCTTCATGATCCTGATCGACACGACCATCGTGTCGGTCGCCAACCCGTCGATCATGAAGGGCCTCAACCTCGGTACGGACTACAACGCGGTCATCTGGGTCACCAGCGCCTACCTGCTCGCGTACGCCGTGCCGCTGCTGATCACCGGCCGTCTCGGCGACCGCTTCGGCCCCAAGAACATGTACCTGATCGGTCTCGTCATCTTCACCCTGGCCTCGGCCTGGTGCGGATTCTCGGGCGTCCTGCCCGGCGGCGGGATCGCGATGCTGATCACCGCCCGCGTCGTCCAGGGCCTCGGCGCCTCGCTGATGACCCCGCAGACGATGGCCGTCATCACCCGCATCTTCCCGCCCGACCGCCGCGGTGCGGCCATGGGTCTGTGGGGCGCCGTCGCGGGCGTCGCCACGCTGATCGGGCCGCTGCTCGGCGGCGTGCTGGTCGACTGGCTCGGCTGGGAGTGGATCTTCTTCATCAACGTCCCGGTCGGCGTCGTGGCCTTCATCCTCGCCATGCGGCTCGTCCCGAAGCTCCCGACGCACACCCACGCGTTCGACATCCTCGGCGTTGTGCTCTCGGCCGTCGGCATGTTCCTGCTGGTGTTCGGCATCCAGGAGGGCGGCACCTACAACTGGGGTGTCATCGGGGACGGCCCGTTCTCGGTGTGGGGACTCATCATCTCCGGCATCGTCGTGCTGATCGCCTTCGTCGTCTGGCAGGCGCTCAACAAGAAGGAGCCGCTGCTGCCGCTCCCGCTGTTCCGCGACCGCAACTTCTCGCTGTCGAACGGTGCGATCACGACGGTCGGCTTCGCGGTCACCTGTATGGCGCTCCCGCTGGTGTTCTACTTCCAGACCGTGCGCGGCCTCACCCCGACCCAGTCGGCGCTGATGCTCGCCCCGACCGCTGTGTTCTCCGGCGTGCTCGCCCCGATCATGGGCAAGCTGATCGACAAGATCAACCCGAAGTACATCGCCACCCCCGGGCTGGTGCTGTTCTCGCTGTCGCTGTTCCTGTACTCGCGGATGCTGACCCCGGATGTCAGCATCTGGTGGCTGCTCATCCCGAGCGCGCTGATGGGTATCGCGATGTCGGGCGTCTGGGGACCGATCTCCGCGGTCACCACGCGCAACCTCCCGATGAACCAGGCCGGAGCCGGTTCCGGCGTCTTCAACACGACCCGCCAGATCGGCGCCGTGCTCGGAAGCGCCTCCATCTCCGCGCTCATCACCAGCCGCCTCGCCGCCGACCTGCCGAAGGCCCCGAGCGGCGCGGCGCCGACCGCGACCGCGGGGACCGAGCTGCCGACCTTCCTGCACGCCGGGTTCACCCAGGCGATGTCGGAGGCGCTGCTGCTGCCCGCGGCGGTCGCCTTCCTCGGTGCGCTCATCGTGGTGTGGTGGGCGAAGCCGAAGCCGCCCGCGTGGGGCCCCAGGGCCGCAGGCGGTCAGGGCGCCGCTGGTGAAGCCGGGGCTGGGGCGCCTGCTGGTGCTCCCGCCGGGGAGCCTGTCGGTGTCGGTGCCGTCGCCGCAGAGGGTGCCGGAGCCGGTGGCGTGGCCGGGGAGCCCGTCGGCGTCGCGGAGTCCGCTGCGCCCGCGCACGGCGCGCACGCGGCTTCGGCCCCTGTGGATGCCGCGCGGCACGGCGCGCACGCCGCCGAACCGGCCGCCGACGCGCGACGCGACGGCGAGGAGCACCACGGCATCCACGCCGCCCCCGCGACCGACTAG
- a CDS encoding PadR family transcriptional regulator, which yields MPHSPTLTPLAVAALALLAEGPTHPYEMYQTLVLRSEDRLVKVRPGSLYHTVDRLARQGLVRATGTEREGNRPERTTYEITEEGTQALGERVADIIATPVNEFPEFPLGLGEAHNLPLETVIDLLRNRVGLMRADIALLDDGIHRVRAKGLPEKYWLDVRYLRTTAEAEAAALEALIDDLASGVISWDEEKTH from the coding sequence ATGCCGCACTCCCCGACCCTCACCCCGCTCGCCGTCGCAGCCCTCGCGCTGCTCGCCGAGGGGCCGACGCACCCGTACGAGATGTATCAGACGCTCGTGCTGCGCTCGGAGGACCGGCTCGTCAAGGTGCGGCCGGGCTCGCTGTACCACACGGTCGATCGCCTGGCCCGGCAGGGGCTCGTGCGCGCGACCGGCACCGAGCGCGAGGGCAACCGCCCGGAGCGCACCACCTACGAGATCACGGAGGAGGGCACCCAGGCGCTCGGCGAACGCGTCGCGGACATCATCGCGACCCCGGTCAACGAGTTCCCCGAGTTCCCGCTCGGCCTCGGCGAGGCGCACAACCTCCCGCTCGAGACCGTGATCGACCTCCTCCGCAACCGCGTCGGCCTCATGCGCGCCGACATCGCCCTGCTCGACGACGGAATCCACCGGGTCCGCGCGAAGGGGCTGCCCGAGAAGTACTGGCTCGACGTGCGGTACCTGCGCACGACGGCGGAGGCCGAAGCCGCCGCCCTCGAAGCCCTCATCGACGACCTCGCCTCAGGAGTCATCTCCTGGGACGAGGAGAAAACGCACTGA
- a CDS encoding MarR family winged helix-turn-helix transcriptional regulator, whose product MATGRPDSTPSASGRPGADRQRALEVLEGLRSYLVAESAMQRRSEKSMNLTVNDISALRYLLRARERGIAVGPKELGDYLGIQSSSITVLLDRLERAGHIRREPSPFDRRALIIVPAVPVDEIHRAILGDVREELVDVAATLDDDESRTVIRFLDRLRDAIDGIDDVTAQGRKRPGR is encoded by the coding sequence ATGGCAACGGGCAGACCCGATTCCACCCCCTCCGCGTCCGGACGTCCGGGCGCCGACCGGCAACGCGCCCTCGAGGTCCTCGAAGGCCTCCGGAGCTACCTGGTCGCCGAGTCGGCGATGCAACGCCGCTCCGAGAAGAGCATGAACCTCACGGTCAACGACATCTCGGCGCTCCGCTACCTGCTGCGCGCCCGGGAGCGCGGCATCGCCGTCGGCCCCAAGGAGCTCGGCGACTACCTCGGCATCCAGAGCTCGTCGATCACCGTGCTGCTCGACCGGCTCGAGAGGGCGGGCCACATCCGCCGCGAGCCCAGCCCGTTCGACCGGCGCGCGCTGATCATCGTTCCCGCGGTCCCCGTCGACGAGATCCACCGCGCGATCCTCGGCGACGTCCGGGAGGAGCTGGTCGACGTGGCCGCGACGCTGGACGACGACGAGTCCCGCACAGTCATCCGGTTCCTCGACCGGCTCCGTGACGCGATCGACGGCATCGACGACGTGACGGCGCAGGGACGCAAGCGCCCCGGTCGCTGA
- a CDS encoding uracil-DNA glycosylase codes for MAADPFARFFELLRALPEPDDAEALYGDDPDGRRRERNLRRYFAMPHAPVLLLGEAPGWRGMTVTGVPFISAREAEAGVVPGLELPEHPQAPWEASSRVVWATLKDWRGPLPLSWPVYPLHPFVAGTPHSNRTPRPAEVRAGAPVALELIRALEIETVVAVGRKAQGAIASAGLEAPAIRHPAQGGAGLFAEQLIELNRALEL; via the coding sequence ATGGCCGCCGACCCGTTCGCCCGCTTCTTCGAGCTGCTGCGTGCGCTTCCCGAGCCGGACGACGCCGAGGCGCTGTACGGCGACGATCCGGACGGCCGGCGTCGCGAGCGCAACCTCCGGAGGTATTTCGCGATGCCGCACGCGCCGGTCCTGCTGCTGGGCGAGGCGCCGGGCTGGCGGGGGATGACGGTGACCGGCGTCCCGTTCATATCGGCGCGGGAGGCCGAGGCCGGGGTGGTGCCCGGGCTGGAGCTGCCCGAGCATCCGCAGGCGCCGTGGGAGGCCTCCAGCCGGGTCGTCTGGGCGACGCTGAAGGACTGGCGCGGCCCGCTGCCGCTGTCGTGGCCGGTCTACCCGCTGCACCCCTTCGTCGCGGGCACGCCGCACAGCAACCGCACGCCACGGCCCGCCGAGGTGCGTGCCGGTGCGCCGGTCGCGCTGGAGCTGATCCGCGCGCTGGAGATCGAGACGGTCGTCGCGGTGGGCAGGAAGGCGCAGGGCGCGATCGCGTCGGCGGGACTTGAGGCGCCGGCGATCCGGCATCCCGCACAGGGCGGCGCCGGACTGTTCGCCGAGCAGCTCATCGAGCTGAACCGGGCGCTGGAGCTCTGA
- a CDS encoding TIGR00645 family protein, with protein sequence MIETPVAPTAAPTAAQHAPAPQHAPDAPPPRAPSRAISALIFSSRWLQAPLYLGLIVAQAVYVYVFVVELWHLTEEVVSDPSHVDEAYVMLAVLGLIDVVMIANLLIMVIIGGYETFVSRVNVKGHPDQPEWLSHVNANVLKVKLAMAIIGISSIHLLKTFIAVGDLGASNGGSIDGENYTSLGVFWQVVIHCVFIASAVALAAIDRMSKPRVHAER encoded by the coding sequence GTGATCGAGACCCCCGTCGCCCCGACCGCCGCCCCCACCGCAGCCCAGCACGCGCCTGCACCTCAGCACGCGCCCGACGCGCCGCCTCCCCGCGCGCCGAGCCGCGCCATCAGCGCCCTGATCTTCTCGAGCCGCTGGCTTCAGGCGCCGCTCTATCTCGGGCTCATCGTCGCCCAGGCGGTGTACGTCTACGTCTTCGTCGTGGAGCTCTGGCACCTCACCGAGGAGGTCGTCTCCGACCCGAGCCACGTGGACGAGGCGTACGTCATGCTCGCCGTCCTCGGACTGATCGACGTCGTGATGATCGCGAACCTGCTGATCATGGTCATCATCGGCGGCTACGAGACGTTCGTCTCCCGGGTCAACGTGAAGGGCCATCCCGACCAGCCGGAGTGGCTGTCGCACGTCAACGCCAACGTGCTCAAGGTGAAGCTGGCGATGGCGATCATCGGCATCTCCTCCATCCACCTGCTGAAGACCTTCATTGCGGTAGGCGACCTCGGCGCCTCCAACGGCGGGTCGATCGACGGGGAGAACTACACGTCGCTGGGCGTGTTCTGGCAGGTCGTCATCCACTGCGTGTTCATCGCCTCGGCTGTCGCCCTCGCCGCCATCGACCGGATGTCGAAGCCGCGGGTGCACGCCGAGCGCTGA
- a CDS encoding alcohol dehydrogenase catalytic domain-containing protein, which produces MTPRVVAPPASLGMGVSVYPSATAMVWQGVGHRHEAVAVPGVRLAPGDALVEVELATVCGSDIHTALGHRLAPTPLVLGHEQVGRVVALGRGGAKTTDGRRVALGERVVWSVAVPCGRCARCRRGLPQRCVSLQKYGHERMRRGWELSGGFATHTHLLDATPIVAVPEDLPAAVLAPASCTTATVAAALEAAAAIVPLDGALVLITGAGMLGLTASAMATEAGAKVVVSDPIPERREAARLFGAAAVADPRAAPDSRAGLPAALAKAGGRAAAPTIALDFSGNPSAVRSLLPVVDVGGVLVLAGSLSDGPELPLVPEQLVRRLLTVRGVHNYAPRHLEQAVRFLAEAGTTYPFAEQVGAVFPLAEVDAALTATGHLRVAVRPN; this is translated from the coding sequence GTGACCCCACGCGTCGTCGCGCCGCCGGCGAGCCTGGGGATGGGGGTGAGTGTGTACCCGTCGGCGACCGCGATGGTGTGGCAGGGCGTCGGGCACAGGCACGAGGCCGTGGCCGTCCCCGGCGTGCGGCTGGCGCCGGGCGACGCGCTCGTGGAGGTCGAGCTGGCGACGGTGTGCGGTTCGGACATCCACACGGCGCTGGGCCACCGCCTGGCGCCGACGCCGCTCGTGCTCGGCCACGAGCAGGTCGGGCGCGTGGTCGCGCTCGGCCGCGGCGGAGCCAAGACGACCGACGGGCGCCGCGTGGCGCTCGGCGAACGCGTGGTGTGGTCCGTCGCCGTGCCGTGCGGCCGTTGCGCGCGCTGCCGCCGTGGCCTCCCGCAGCGGTGCGTCAGCCTCCAGAAGTACGGTCACGAGCGCATGCGGCGCGGCTGGGAGCTGTCGGGCGGCTTCGCGACCCACACGCACCTCCTCGACGCCACGCCGATCGTCGCGGTGCCGGAGGACCTCCCCGCCGCCGTGCTCGCGCCGGCGTCATGCACGACGGCGACCGTCGCCGCCGCACTGGAGGCCGCTGCCGCGATCGTCCCTCTCGACGGCGCGCTCGTGCTGATCACCGGTGCAGGGATGCTCGGCCTGACCGCGTCGGCCATGGCGACGGAGGCCGGTGCGAAGGTCGTCGTCAGCGACCCGATCCCCGAGCGCCGGGAGGCCGCCCGCCTGTTCGGCGCCGCCGCCGTCGCCGACCCGCGTGCCGCACCGGACTCCCGCGCCGGCCTGCCCGCGGCCCTGGCCAAGGCCGGCGGCCGGGCGGCTGCGCCCACGATCGCGCTCGACTTCTCCGGCAACCCGTCCGCTGTGCGGTCGCTGCTGCCTGTGGTCGACGTCGGCGGCGTCCTGGTCCTGGCCGGCTCGCTCTCGGACGGCCCGGAGCTGCCGCTCGTGCCCGAGCAGCTCGTCCGGCGCCTCCTCACCGTCCGCGGCGTCCACAACTACGCACCGAGGCACCTGGAGCAGGCGGTGCGCTTCCTCGCGGAGGCGGGCACGACGTATCCGTTCGCCGAGCAGGTCGGCGCCGTGTTCCCGCTGGCGGAGGTGGATGCCGCGCTGACGGCGACCGGGCACCTGCGGGTGGCGGTGCGGCCGAACTGA
- a CDS encoding phosphonatase-like hydrolase: protein MSPEGLITSEFDDAAIIDTEVDAARVVAVDADDPDELADLELVVLDLAGTTVVDDGLVEQAFLRAVDAAGLAVTDDEQRRARAFAHDTMGQPKIAVFRALADDEDQAEHANAVFESAYAELAADQGLRPVPGAEDLIRRLQALGVAVVLTTGFSRATQDTVLGALGWRDLADLTLSASDARRGRPYPDLPLTALLRTGASSVEGMVVVGDTASDIVSGLAAGAGLVVGVLTGAHDEETLTAAGADAVVASVADLAELLGLDELERADELDDEFDDLDELDFDDDLDAGDTDDRNAPDEDDEDDSEDEDDLGDEDGLGAASPLPAAPKAALRAVDQPGQTRQ, encoded by the coding sequence ATGTCTCCTGAAGGTCTCATCACGAGCGAGTTCGACGACGCCGCCATCATCGACACCGAGGTCGACGCGGCCAGGGTGGTCGCGGTCGATGCCGACGACCCCGACGAGCTCGCCGATCTCGAGCTCGTCGTGCTCGACCTCGCCGGCACCACCGTCGTGGACGACGGCCTGGTGGAGCAGGCGTTCCTCCGCGCCGTCGACGCGGCCGGCCTCGCCGTCACCGACGACGAGCAGCGCCGTGCGCGGGCGTTCGCGCACGACACGATGGGTCAGCCGAAGATCGCCGTCTTCCGCGCGCTCGCCGACGACGAGGACCAGGCCGAGCACGCGAACGCCGTCTTCGAGTCCGCCTACGCCGAGCTCGCCGCCGACCAGGGCCTCCGCCCGGTGCCCGGCGCCGAGGACCTCATCCGCCGCCTCCAGGCGCTCGGCGTCGCCGTGGTGCTCACCACCGGCTTCTCCCGCGCGACGCAGGACACGGTGCTCGGCGCCCTCGGCTGGCGCGACCTCGCCGACCTCACGCTGAGCGCGTCGGACGCCCGCCGTGGACGCCCGTATCCGGACCTGCCGCTCACGGCGCTGCTCCGCACCGGCGCGTCGAGCGTCGAGGGCATGGTCGTCGTGGGCGACACCGCAAGCGACATCGTGTCCGGCCTCGCCGCCGGCGCGGGCCTCGTCGTCGGCGTGCTGACCGGCGCCCACGACGAGGAGACCCTGACCGCCGCGGGCGCGGACGCGGTCGTCGCCAGCGTCGCCGACCTGGCCGAGCTGCTCGGCCTGGACGAGCTGGAGCGCGCCGACGAGCTCGACGACGAGTTCGACGACCTGGACGAGCTGGACTTCGACGACGACCTCGATGCCGGCGACACGGATGACCGGAACGCTCCGGACGAGGACGACGAGGACGACAGCGAAGACGAGGACGACCTGGGAGACGAGGACGGCCTCGGCGCGGCCTCCCCGCTCCCCGCCGCCCCGAAGGCCGCGCTGCGTGCAGTCGACCAGCCGGGGCAGACCCGGCAGTGA
- a CDS encoding TIGR03364 family FAD-dependent oxidoreductase: MGRHYDLAIVGGGIVGLGHAVAALRRGLTVAVVDRASSVEGSSVRGFGHLCITGQEGEARAYAELGRELWLTLAVEAGFWLGEAGTVVVAQAQDELAALEEFRATRGGHDVRMLTPADVRERVPVADGVAVGGAFFPADLQVDPREAAPAIARWLDAHGVDFFWHTTVTGVETGRVHTSRGRVSADAVVVAVDHEVDRLFPGIAEAHGIQRCGLDMLLVEADLDRSLSAPVLTGRSLARASGFAHVPGVDALRERFAAERPDLAAFDIDQMFAQRPDGSILLGAARRSGDDVPPFQSEIAFDLLLEGARALFGLGRVRVIERWQGVHASAGDDFLVSSPAPSVRVVSVTSGIGMTTGLGLADRVVDELFATAPGVLTAAGAARTR, translated from the coding sequence ATGGGCAGGCACTACGACCTCGCGATCGTCGGCGGAGGCATCGTCGGGCTCGGGCATGCAGTGGCGGCGCTCCGGCGCGGGCTGACCGTGGCGGTGGTGGACCGCGCCTCCAGTGTGGAGGGATCGTCGGTCCGCGGCTTCGGCCACCTGTGCATCACCGGCCAGGAGGGCGAGGCGAGGGCGTACGCCGAGCTCGGCCGTGAGCTCTGGCTGACCCTCGCCGTCGAGGCCGGGTTCTGGCTCGGCGAGGCCGGAACCGTCGTCGTCGCGCAGGCGCAGGACGAGCTGGCCGCGCTCGAGGAGTTCCGTGCCACGCGCGGCGGCCACGACGTGCGGATGCTGACCCCCGCCGACGTGCGCGAGCGCGTCCCCGTCGCCGACGGCGTCGCGGTCGGAGGCGCCTTCTTCCCCGCCGACCTCCAGGTCGACCCGCGGGAGGCCGCGCCGGCGATCGCCCGCTGGCTCGACGCGCACGGCGTCGACTTCTTCTGGCACACCACCGTGACCGGCGTCGAGACCGGCAGGGTGCACACGTCGCGCGGCCGGGTGTCCGCCGACGCCGTCGTGGTCGCCGTCGACCACGAGGTCGACCGGCTGTTCCCCGGCATCGCGGAGGCGCACGGCATCCAGCGCTGCGGGCTCGACATGCTGCTCGTGGAGGCCGACCTCGACCGCTCCCTGTCGGCGCCGGTGCTGACCGGGCGATCCCTCGCGCGGGCCTCCGGGTTCGCGCACGTCCCCGGCGTCGACGCGCTCCGGGAGCGGTTCGCCGCCGAGCGCCCCGACCTCGCCGCGTTCGACATCGACCAGATGTTCGCGCAACGGCCGGACGGCTCCATCCTTCTCGGAGCGGCCAGGCGGAGCGGCGACGATGTCCCGCCGTTCCAGTCGGAGATCGCGTTCGACCTCCTGCTGGAGGGCGCGCGGGCGCTGTTCGGCCTCGGCCGGGTGCGCGTGATCGAGCGCTGGCAGGGCGTGCACGCATCCGCCGGCGACGACTTCCTCGTGTCGTCCCCCGCGCCGTCCGTCCGCGTCGTCTCGGTGACCTCCGGCATCGGGATGACCACCGGGCTCGGCCTCGCCGACCGCGTGGTGGACGAGCTGTTCGCCACCGCGCCGGGAGTGCTGACCGCGGCCGGGGCCGCGCGCACGCGCTGA
- the kynA gene encoding tryptophan 2,3-dioxygenase — MTSNQNTREFDPDIVTDFRERMSYGSYLDLGTLLSAQKPVSVPEHHDELLFIIQHQTTELWLKLVLHELESARDLLRADELQPALKRIARVKHIQKTLTEQWSVLATLTPTEYAQFRGFLGNSSGFQSYQYRAVEFVLGNKNRRMLSVFRDDPGALALLTELLEAPSVYDEFLRYLARAGHAVPQAVLDRDVTEAHVFSPELVPVFRDIYEHASEHWSEYEACEEFVDLEDNFQLWRFRHLKTVQRTIGMKTGTGGSTGVNFLQKALDLTFFPELFAVRTEIGAPE, encoded by the coding sequence ATGACGTCGAACCAGAACACGCGCGAGTTCGATCCGGACATCGTCACGGACTTCCGCGAGCGCATGTCGTACGGGTCGTACCTCGACCTCGGCACCCTGCTCAGCGCCCAGAAACCGGTGAGCGTGCCGGAGCACCACGACGAGCTGCTGTTCATCATCCAGCACCAGACCACCGAGCTCTGGCTGAAGCTCGTTCTGCATGAGCTGGAGTCGGCGCGCGACCTGCTGCGCGCCGACGAGCTGCAGCCGGCGCTCAAGCGGATCGCGCGCGTCAAGCACATCCAGAAGACGCTGACGGAGCAGTGGTCGGTGCTGGCGACGCTCACGCCGACCGAGTACGCCCAGTTCCGCGGCTTCCTCGGCAACTCGTCGGGGTTCCAGTCGTACCAATACCGGGCGGTGGAGTTCGTCCTCGGCAACAAGAACCGGCGGATGCTGTCGGTCTTCCGCGACGACCCCGGCGCGCTCGCACTGCTCACCGAGCTGCTGGAGGCGCCGAGCGTGTACGACGAGTTCCTGCGCTACCTGGCGCGCGCCGGGCACGCCGTGCCGCAGGCGGTGCTCGACCGGGACGTGACAGAGGCCCACGTGTTCAGCCCGGAGCTGGTCCCGGTGTTCCGCGACATCTACGAGCACGCGTCGGAGCACTGGAGCGAGTACGAGGCGTGCGAGGAGTTCGTGGACCTGGAGGACAACTTCCAGCTCTGGCGCTTCCGCCACCTCAAGACCGTGCAGCGCACCATCGGCATGAAGACCGGCACCGGAGGCTCCACCGGCGTCAACTTCCTGCAGAAGGCACTCGACCTGACATTCTTCCCCGAGCTGTTCGCCGTGCGGACGGAGATCGGGGCGCCCGAGTGA